One window of the Cryptomeria japonica chromosome 7, Sugi_1.0, whole genome shotgun sequence genome contains the following:
- the LOC131856556 gene encoding uncharacterized protein LOC131856556: MVGISGLRTLAELNIKRCPKLRLELNLSSLNSLKRITIVECLSVYNITLPTTLIEITLQRCMKLQFIAGIGHLTKLRELHISECPVFEEMPVVCGLSCLERITIDGWGKFSYLHVTDCVILKAVRGNLDMGHLAQLWISDCPELEELPCFARLTCLVEIRIFRCRKLQQVTLPRTLKNLQLVACKELKSVSEISHLKNPVELIISQCGQLELELRLEAIDSLQTITFDGCGKIKSFQLNKCQNIKRVSSNFVVEWISISGCHELEELSIRNCRELSWVKEINIESCDKLQNITLPARLTNLIVQRCRHLQKIAGMDDLSKLTELEITECPEIELPFLAELSRLEIITINSSEKLHKIILPASVLKITVQRCKNLQMVEGTRSLTKLTDICIGECPELKELPIFAGMKFLEMIAIYSCEKLHNIILPTTLIKLTVQNLYRGSQMLTAIENLTELEELSICESSELEELPSFSRLSCLKIIVIDSCEKLHNIILPTTLIKLTVRRCRGLRMVAGIGNLTKLTDICIGECPELEELPILAGLRFLEMIAIYSCEKLHSIILPTTLIKLTVRRCRGLRMIAEIGYLTKITDICIGECPELKELPSLARLSCLKMIAIYSCEKLHNIILPTTLIKLTVQNLYRGSQTLTAVENLTELEELSICDSPELEELPSLARMSHLKMIVIDSCEKLHSIILPTTLIKLTVRRCRGLCMVAGIGNFTKLTDICIGECPELKELPSLARLSCLKMIAIYSCEKLHNIILPSTLVKLTVQNLYRGSQTLTAVENLTELEELSICESPELEELPSLARMSRLKMIVIDSCEKLHNIILPTTLIKLTVRRCRGLCMLAGISNLTKLTDICIGECPELKELPILAGLSCLEMIAIDSCEKLHNIILPTTLIKLTVRRCRGLCMLAGISNLTKLTDICIGECPELKELPILAGLSCLEMIAIDSCEKLHNIILPTTLIKLTVRRCRGLCMLAGISNLTKLTDI; encoded by the coding sequence ATGGTAGGAATTTCTGGTCTAAGAACACTTGCAGAGCTAAATATAAAAAGGTGCCCCAAACTTCGGCTTGAATTGAATCTTTCTAGCTTGAACTCCCTGAAGAGGATTACCATTGTTGAATGTTTGAGTGTGTACAACATAACATTGCCAACTACACTCATCGAAATCACACTGCAGCGGTGCATGAAACTACAATTTATAGCAGGAATAGGGCATCTGACAAAGCTTAGAGAGCTGCATATTAGCGAGTGTCCAGTGTTTGAGGAGATGCCAGTTGTGTGTGGTCTAAGTTGCCTGGAAAGGATTACAATTGATGGATGGGGTAAGTTCAGTTATCTTCACGTGACTGATTGTGTGATTTTGAAAGCAGTAAGGGGTAACCTTGATATGGGCCATCTGGCACAGTTGTGGATATCGGATTGTCCGGAGCTTGAAGAGCTGCCTTGTTTTGCACGTTTAACTTGCTTGGTGGAGATTCGCATATTCAGATGTAGGAAGCTACAGCAAGTTACTTTGCCAAGAACACTGAAGAATCTTCAGTTAGTTGCTTGTAAAGAACTGAAAAGTGTTTCAGAAATATCCCATCTCAAGAATCCGGTAGAACTGATTATTTCTCAGTGTGGGCAGCTCGAGCTTGAGTTGCGTCTTGAGGCTATCGACTCTCTCCAGACAATAACATTTGATGGTTGTGGGAAGATCAAGTCTTTTCAGTTGAACAAATGTCAAAATATCAAGAGAGTGTCGAGTAACTTTGTTGTGGAATGGATTTCGATTAGTGGTTGTCACGAGCTTGAGGAGTTGTCCATACGTAATTGTCGGGAACTGAGCTGGGTGAAGGAGATTAATATTGAGTCATGTGATAAGCTGCAAAACATAACACTGCCAGCAAGGCTCACCAATCTAATTGTGCAACGTTGCAGACATTTGCAAAAGATTGCAGGAATGGATGATCTTTCAAAGCTGACAGAGCTGGAAATCACCGAGTGTCCGGAGATTGAGTTGCCATTTCTTGCCGAATTGAGCCGCCTGGAGATAATCACCATTAACTCTTCCGAGAAGTTGCATAAGATAATATTGCCAGCGTCAGTCTTGAAAATCACAGTGCAACGGTGCAAAAATTTGCAAATGGTGGAAGGGACCCGCAGTCTTACAAAACTTACAGATATATGCATTGGTGAGTGTCCTGAGCTTAAGGAGTTGCCAATTTTCGCCGGAATGAAGTTCTTGGAGATGATTGCAATTTATTCTTGTGAGAAGCTGCACAACATAATATTGCCAACTACACTCATCAAACTCACAGTTCAGAATCTGTACAGAGGATCGCAAATGTTGACAGCAATCGAAAATCTCACAGAACTTGAAGAGTTGTCCATTTGTGAGAGTAGTGAGCTCGAGGAGTTGCCAAGTTTTTCAAGACTGAGCTGCTTGAAGATCATTGTAATCGATTCCTGTGAGAAGCTGCACAACATAATACTTCCAACGACGCTCATCAAGCTCACAGTGCGTAGGTGCAGAGGATTGCGAATGGTAGCAGGAATCGGCAATCTTACAAAGCTTACAGACATATGCATTGGTGAGTGTCCTGAGCTTGAGGAGTTGCCCATTCTCGCTGGACTGAGGTTCTTGGAGATGATTGCAATTTATTCATGTGAGAAGCTGCACAGCATAATATTGCCAACTACACTCATCAAACTCACAGTGCGTAGGTGCAGAGGATTGCGAATGATAGCAGAAATCGGCTATCTTACAAAGATTACGGACATCTGCATTGGTGAGTGTCCCGAGCTTAAGGAGTTGCCAAGTCTTGCCCGACTGAGctgcttgaagatgattgcaattTATTCTTGTGAGAAGCTGCACAACATAATACTGCCAACTACTCTCATCAAACTCACTGTGCAGAATCTGTACAGAGGATCGCAAACGTTGACAGCAGTAGAAAATCTCACAGAACTTGAAGAGTTGTCCATTTGTGACAGTCCGGAGCTTGAGGAGTTGCCAAGTCTTGCAAGAATGAGCCACTTGAAGATGATTGTAATTGATTCTTGTGAGAAGCTGCACAGCATAATACTTCCAACTACGCTCATCAAACTCACAGTGCGTAGGTGCAGAGGATTGTGTATGGTAGCAGGAATTGGCAATTTTACAAAGCTTACAGACATATGCATTGGTGAGTGTCCTGAGCTTAAGGAGTTGCCAAGTCTTGCCCGACTGAGctgcttgaagatgattgcaattTATTCTTGTGAGAAGCTGCACAACATAATACTGCCAAGTACTCTCGTCAAACTCACCGTGCAGAATCTGTACAGAGGATCGCAAACGTTGACAGCAGTAGAAAATCTCACAGAACTTGAAGAGTTGTCCATTTGTGAGAGTCCCGAGCTTGAGGAGTTGCCAAGTCTTGCAAGAATGAGCCGCCTGAAGATGATTGTAATTGATTCTTGTGAGAAGCTGCACAACATAATACTTCCAACTACGCTCATCAAACTCACAGTGCGTAGGTGCAGAGGATTGTGTATGTTAGCAGGAATTAGCAATCTTACAAAGCTTACAGACATATGCATTGGTGAGTGTCCTGAGCTTAAGGAGTTGCCCATTCTTGCCGGACTGAGCTGCTTGGAGATGATTGCAATTGATTCTTGTGAGAAGCTGCACAACATAATACTTCCAACTACGCTCATCAAACTCACAGTCCGTAGGTGCAGAGGATTGTGTATGTTAGCAGGAATTAGCAATCTTACAAAGCTTACAGACATATGCATTGGTGAGTGTCCTGAGCTTAAGGAGTTGCCCATTCTTGCCGGACTGAGCTGCTTGGAGATGATTGCAATTGATTCTTGTGAGAAGCTGCACAACATAATACTTCCAACTACGCTCATCAAACTCACAGTGCGTAGGTGCAGAGGATTGTGTATGTTAGCAGGAATTAGCAATCTTACAAAGCTTACAGACATATGA
- the LOC131027884 gene encoding disease resistance protein Roq1, which produces MSSSSSSPQPKDECQAFSRIEREGIRRKVSESTTLYDVFINHRGPDSKYSLALPLYTSLKELGIRAFLDKEEMELGQSFPSTIETAIRSAAVHISIFSKGYAESPWCLAELVLMLHSPAKIIPVFYEVEPWALRHIEKGVYADAFIQYQNKSRYLDKLKQWKEALQSISFTTGYEMNNSNIGDHKSILSAVQREVQRIKPLHVAKYPVALDKLVQDFERRCLHNLVQDFEIHCGMNREEEWKAKIVGIFGMGGVGKTTLSKELFNRKRQQYARSCFLFDVREASVRCNLPSLQKKLLKDFFNEDGLPFESIEEGESYIFNCIERSSSLSFLLVLDDIDHLKQLDALSIKHMLEKSGNSLVIITTRDVGILIAEGIDVGYHLKGMDKEDARQLFTWHAFSQPHPASGYEDLVDDFLGVCGGLPLSLQVLGRHVHGRDENYWRLELQKLGGTMHGDIKKSLKISFDALNTEEKPIFMDMACFFVDQLKCIAIRVWKASGWSAENGLQALKDKCLVEEIEDPIPLLRMHDDLRDLGRQMANELNEPRRLWRHRDLKKLESMKFENIVAQTKGRCFHSYFDKSLNSQVKFFLGESADSVEMSSCLLLLHIWYPYLYSGPNSSNLNLSVQPGIPSWIPLQNMQFLRISNGYFKRLWQHDAEAPSELKKLEIYGTFLEEYPDFLGILTHVEKKVGKEVQKEVNAGQHMSKMKSLVVKTCRRLSGSLPTTSVKETSSFTVPLNGGTKSVTVKAPLSLLEDLVIREQENVRRIVIDGNYCPSLQPLEISSLRNLIELQFRRVETLKCLNVSKCEFLRILSVTSDFTELEELSIAECSMLEEPNLGHLSCMKTIRIENCNMTSVPGIFNFKMLVELNISRCPKLHELCLAHLHCLENLIVKDCDHLKSVTGLSYLLKLVEISISRCGMLQLDLCLAGFNSLKRIKADRSVKLKCFEVKDCKNLETVSGISFEMIRVVNICGCPELKSFPVICGRRCLEMIIIDGCGKLNYLTLTDCGNLKGVSGNFDLDGLSISDCPMLKELPSFGQLIYLEEIRILRCGSLQNMTYQLL; this is translated from the exons ATGTCATCATCTTCATCGTCCCCCCAACCAAAAGATGAATGTCAAGCTTTCTCAAGAATTGAACGTGAAGGAATAAGGAGAAAGGTTTCTGAATCAACAACATTGTATGATGTCTTCATCAATCACAGAGGCCCTGATTCCAAATATTCACTGGCTCTTCCCCTCTACACTTCCCTTAAGGAGTTGGGAATACGGGCTTTTCTTGACAAGGAAGAAATGGAACTTGGTCAGTCCTTTCCTTCTACCATCGAGACCGCCATTCGCTCAGCTGCAGTTCACATCTCTATCTTCTCAAAAGGATATGCAGAGTCCCCTTGGTGTTTGGCGGAGCTAGTTCTCATGTTACACAGCCCAGCTAAGATTATTCCTGTGTTTTATGAGGTAGAACCCTGGGCACTGCGCCATATAGAAAAGGGAGTCTACGCTGATGCATTCATTCAATACCAAAATAAATCCAGGTACCTAGACAAGCTTAAGCAGTGGAAGGAAGCCCTCCAATCTATTTCATTCACCACAGGTTACGAAATgaataattccaa TATCGGTGACCATAAAAGCATACTATCAGCAGTCCAAAGGGAAGTACAGAGGATAAAGCCTTTGCATGTTGCCAAATATCCAGTAGCACTTGACAAGCTCGTACAAGATTTTGAAAGGCGATGCCTTCACAATCTTGTTCAAGATTTTGAAATCCACTGTGGAATGAATAGAGAAGAGGAATGGAAGGCTAAGATCGTCGGCATCTTTGGCATGGGCGGAGTGGGAAAAACAACTCTTTCGAAAGAGTTGTTCAACAGAAAGCGTCAACAATATGCTCGATCTTGCTTTCTATTTGATGTCCGGGAAGCCTCAGTTAGATGTAATTTACCTTCATTACAAAAGAAACTCcttaaagatttcttcaatgaagATGGGCTTCCTTTTGAAAGTATAGAGGAAGGAGAAAGCTATATTTTTAATTGTATAGAAAGAAGTAGTTCTTTGAGTTTTCTACTTGTTCTAGATGATATTGATCACCTAAAACAGTTAGACGCTCTATCGATTAAGCATATGTTAGAAAAGTCTGGCAATAGTCTGGTAATAATTACAACACGAGATGTAGGAATCCTTATAGCCGAGGGAATTGATGTAGGTTATCATTTAAAAGGAATGGATAAAGAGGATGCCAGACAACTTTTTACTTGGCATGCTTTCTCTCAACCTCATCCTGCCAGTGGATATGAAGATCTTGTTGACGACTTCTTAGGTGTGTGTGGAGGCTTACCCCTCTCTCTTCAAGTTCTGGGAAGGCATGTCCATGGTCGAGATGAAAACTATTGGAGGTTAGAGCTTCAGAAACTTGGTGGGACAATGCATGGAGATATCAAAAAAAGCCTTAAAATAAGCTTTGATGCTTTGAACACAGAGGAAAAACCAATTTTTATGGACATGGCATGCTTTTTTGTTGACCAACTAAAGTGTATAGCCATAAGGGTGTGGAAGGCATCGGGATGGAGTGCTGAAAATGGATTGCAAGCACTAAAGGACAAGTGTCTTGTTGAAGAAATAGAAGATCCCATACCTCTATTGAGAATGCATGACGACTTGCGGGACTTAGGGAGGCAAATGGCAAATGAGCTCAACGAACCTCGTCGCTTGTGGCGTCATCGGGATCTTAAAAAATTG GAATCAATGAAGTTTGAAAACATTGTTGCTCAAACCAAAGGAAGGTGTTTCCATTCATATTTTGACAAGTCTCTCAATTCTCAAGTTAAATTCTTTCTAGGGGAATCCGCTGATAGTGTAGAAATGTCATCATGTTTGTTATTGCTTCATATTTGGTATCCATATCTATATTCCggaccaaattcttccaatttAAATTTGAGCGTACAGCCAGGAATTCCTTCATGGATTCCGCTTCAAAACATGCAGTTCCTGAGAATCAGCAATGGATATTTCAAAAGATTGTGGCAGCATGATGCAGAG GCTCCCTCCGAATTGAAGAAACTGGAGATTTATGGAACCTTTTTAGAAGAGTATCCAGATTTCTTAGGTATATTAACTCATGTGGAAAAGAAAGTCGGAAAGGAAGTCCAAAAGGAAGTCAATGCGGGTCAACACATGTCAAAAATGAAGTCATTGGTTGTGAAGACATGTAGAAGACTTTCAGGATCCCTCCCTACGACTTCTGTGAAAGAGACTTCGTCTTTTACGGTTCCATTGAACGGTGGCACAAAGTCTGTCACGGTTAAGGCCCCATTGAGTTTGCTTGAAGATTTAGTAATTAGAGAACAAGAAAACGTAAGAAGAATTGTAATTGACGGAAATTATTGTCCTAGCCTTCAACCCTTGGAAATTTCTTCCCTGAGGAATCTTATTGAATTACAATTTAGAAGAGTTGAAACATTGAAATGTCTTAATGTTAGCAAGTGTGAATTTCTCAGAATTTTGTCAGTGACATCTGATTTTACAGAGCTTGAAGAATTGAGCATTGCTGAATGTTCTATGCTTGAGGAGCCAAATCTTGGTCATCTGAGCTGCATGAAAACGATCAGAATTGAAAATTGCAATATGACTAGTGTGCCAGGAATATTTAATTTTAAGATGCTAGTTGAATTGAATATTAGTAGATGTCCAAAGCTTCATGAGCTATGTCTTGCACATCTGCATTGCCTGGAAAATCTTATTGTTAAGGACTGTGATCATTTGAAAAGTGTGACGGGACTATCTTATCTTCTAAAGCTTGTAGAAATTAGTATTTCTCGGTGTGGAATGCTGCAGCTTGATTTGTGTCTAGCGGGTTTTAACAGTCTCAAAAGGATAAAAGCTGATAGGTCTGTGAAGCTAAAATGTTTTGAGGTGAAGGACTGTAAAAATCTGGAAACAGTATCAGGAATATCATTCGAAATGATTCGAGTGGTGAACATTTGTGGCTGTCCAGAGCTTAAGAGTTTTCCAGTTATTTGTGGTCGAAGGTGCTTAGAGATGATTATAATTGATGGATGTGGGAAGCTCAATTACCTCACTTTGACTGATTGTGGTAATCTGAAAGGAGTGTCTGGTAACTTTGATCTTGATGGATTATCCATATCGGATTGTCCGATGCTTAAAGAGCTGCCATCTTTTGGGCAGCTAATTTACCTTGAGGAAATTCGCATTCTCCGGTGCGGGAGCCTGCAAAACATGACTTACCAACTACTCTGA
- the LOC131027889 gene encoding replication protein A 70 kDa DNA-binding subunit C-like, translated as MASPAASQQPSTQTSEVEPHLQLTPHALLCINAGDDVPSPVLQLLSVEKLIDDENDNARYKVVLSDATHMQLAILPPKYSGLLLSETLKIGTILSLIAYACRNVWNSSYGPLYVMLHESSVNISPIKALNPFQNKWTIKGHVTNKRKMHQYSTPKSTGQVFSFDMIDDEGTEIRITCFGDVAEMHYHRVEPGLYYTMSKGCVKEANTKWNKLNSHLEITLDNNSILKRCDVVVESEANNSQFKPINEITYYTNNTLVDVIGIVVAVGEPSIIRRKDGSEVTKRTVKINDASTFTIDVNLWGATWQGLGEDLKNMHTTQTVVVLAVRIARVGYFNGKVINTTTTTTLNINPSIPETETLMSRGKIPDALLPLSCVVGQLNSQYSRMTITAVLEHTSVLSETVESTIRAVMKLQDHRGALWATTFDEVGTNILQISAKELYMLQYDLTTQKTPQSIIKCVLLSSFVFTLSITIDMYNSEPKLKATITKVARIDYQAESALLLAEIAWMTTIA; from the exons ATGGCCTCTCCTGCTGCCTCGCAACAACCTTCTACACAAACTTCG GAAGTGGAACCACATCTACAATTGACCCCACATGCACTCCTTTGCATCAACGCTGGGGATGATGTCCCCTCTCCAGTGCTTCAGCTTTTGTCTGTTGAAAAATTGATAGATGATGAAAATGATAATGCCCGGTATAAGGTTGTTTTGTCTGATGCCACGCACATGCAATTGGCGATCCTCCCACCTAAGTATAGTGGTTTGCTGCTTTCAGAGACATTAAAGATTGGCACTATCCTATCATTGATAGCTTATGCTTGTAGAAATGTTTGGAACTCGAGTTATGGCCCTCTATATGTTATGCTG CATGAATCTTCTGTTAATATCAGCCCAATTAAAGCCTTGAACCCCTTTCAAAATAAATGGACGATAAAGGGGCATGTGACAAACAAGAGGAAGATGCATCAGTATAGTACACCAAAGTCCACTGGCCAAGTATTTAGCTTTGACATGATAGATGATGAAGGTACTGAAATTAGAATAACTTGCTTTGGCGATGTAGCAGAAATGCATTATCATAGGGTTGAACCAGGATTATATTATACTATGTCAAAAGGTTGCGTTAAAGAAGCTAACACTAAATGGAATAAGCTTAACAGCCATCTTGAGATAACTTTGGACAACAATTCAATATTGAAGCGTTGTGATGTTGTTGTTGAAAGTGAAGCAAATAATTCTCAATTCAAACCAATCAATGAAATTACATACTACACCAACAACACTTTAGTTGATGTTATTGGTATTGTAGTTGCTGTTGGAGAACCCTCAATAATTCGCAGGAAGGATGGAAGCGAAGTAACAAAGAGAACTGTAAAAATAAATGATGCCTCAACTTTTACTATCGATGTTAACTTATGGGGAGCAACATGGCAAGGGCTAggtgaagatttgaagaacatgcACACAACCCAAACAGTTGTTGTCCTTGCAGTTAGAATTGCTCGTGTTGGTTATTTCAATGGAAAGGTGATcaacacaaccacaacaacaactcTAAATATAAACCCTTCTATACCTGAAACAGAGACACTTATGTCAAGAGGAAAGATTCCAGATGCCCTTTTACCGCTATCATGTGTTGTTGGACAGCTTAACTCACAATACAGTAGGATGACAATCACAGCTGTTTTAGAGCATACAAGTGTTCTCTCTGAAACAGTTGAAAGTACTATTAGGGCTGTT ATGAAGCTCCAAGATCATAGAGGCGCTCTTTGGGCTACTACCTTTGATGAGGTTGGCACAAATATACTGCAAATATCTGCCAAGGAGCTTTACATGCTGCAATACGATTTGACTACACAAAAAACACCTCAGTCCATTATCAAGTGTGTGCTTTTGTCTTCCTTTGTTTTCACACTCTCTATTACAATAGACATGTACAATTCAGAACCCAAGCTCAAAGCAACGATAACCAAAGTTGCCAGAATTGATTACCAGGCTGAAAGTGCTCTTCTGCTTGCAGAGATTGCTTGGATGACTACAATTGCATAG